Genomic segment of Marmota flaviventris isolate mMarFla1 chromosome 4, mMarFla1.hap1, whole genome shotgun sequence:
CACGTCAGCTCTGGCACTCGCCATGACTTGGGCAATCAAGTGACTGCTCTCATCACCTACGTGTTCAAAGCTGTCCAACAGCAGGGAGTGGCAGACACTTCCTGAAGCTGCTCTAAGGAATAAAAGACCCAACAGAAACACAGATCCATGGgtttgacacacacacaaagcccaAGTCCAGTCCACAGCAATTACGCTGGCCACTCCACCTTCAGCCAGCCCCACTGCTATCAAATGGCCAGACAACTTTGGCTCACACACTTAGGTGTAAAGTACCAGATCTGGAATTGGGCAGATTGGGCAGATCCTTGGGCCCAAGGATCCCCACAGGACCTAATCTGCAGATCAGATTCTTCCTGCCCTTTCCTCCCCAAGAAAGCGAGACTTCACAACGCAGTTCCAGCCTTTCCAatccacctccccccaccccgcccggCCCACCAAACAAGCAGAGCATACTTTTACTTGCATTTTCTTACTGTGAAACCCTTAACCCAAAGCAGGCAATTGCTACAAACATGAGAGTGGTTCCTTCCGTCTATCCAAACATTATCAGAGTAAGAATGGGAGCCCACAGCCCAGCAAACATCCCAGAGCTTATGCAGCCTGAGGCCATTGTACCAGGGAGGGGTATTGGGACTGAAAGTGGACTCTACCTAAGGGAACGGTGACAATGACGTGATGTGCTGGAAGGCGGCTGCCATCCTCACACTCCACCAACACAGGAAAGGCCTCCCCAGGAAATGTGCCCTCCCGGAAGGACCCGTTCCAGTGAATAGTCTTCACAGGCATGTTGAAAATCATCACGTCCTTCGGCAAGGAGGCCATGATGCAGTTGGTAAGTTCCTGGTAGCCCCTAGGAGAGATAGATGTCAGAATTGCTTAAGAGAACCATAAGTCTGATGGAAATAAGACCTCCAAGCTCCCACAGATGTCAAACGGAGCACCACTCCCAGCCAGGCACGGGGAGGTAGGTGCAGAGTCTGCTCAGAAGTGGGGAGCAGCTCCTGTGGTTTTCCTGTCAGCCACAGGAATATTAACACCACCTTCCTGAGATAATGGACACAAAGCTGTCCAGGTAAGCATGGAGAACCAGGGCTCCCTCCTAACCACCCAAGACTTCTGTGTCTGCACATTTCTTGAGTCACAAATGCCCATCTCCTGGGCAGAAGCCTCAGGGCTGACTTCTGAGAGTCCAATGGATCACACCTGCAAAGCCACCCTGTCACAGGGGAGAGGCCTGCCTGGCACTCTGCAGCTGAAGCCCCTCTGGTAGCACTTTGTACTTAAGAGGCCTCAGGGACAGGAGAGAGAAGGCATTCCAACATATCTTTCCTCTCCCAGTTgtgcttttgaaaaataactcTCTTTTGCTTAAGTAAACAAAGCTAGGAAAAATAGTGACTGGTTTTTCTGAATGGGAAGGGCAAATGTCTCTAGTCTTCCCCCACCTCCTCTGCCTCTCAAAGTCAGAGAACAGAGTCCAGCCAGCCCCTTGGCCCTGGGGTGTACAGAGGGCTTTCTGGGGAGGCAGGGCCACATCCATACCCAGAGAAGGTGCAATCCAGCCCTGGCAGCACGGTGTACTCTCCAAAGGGCGCAAGGGCCACCAGGTCCATGCTATGGGTGCCACTCAAGCAGCACTCCACGTGGAAGAAGGTGTTCAGGATGGCCAACTTGAGCTTCCTGGTCTCCTCATTCTCTGTCCAGCCGGTTACCTGCTGGCTGATCTCCTTTTTGAGGTACTCCCCAACGCTGGGCACTGGGGTCTCAGTTGCATGAAGGAACTCCCGGGTCTGGTCTATCAGCCCGTAAAACAGACTGGCCATCTCTGCCACCAGCTCAAGGCTCACACGTGCCCCGGAGCTAGTACAGCACACAGAAGGCAGGCCTACATGCCCACCTGTCTCCACCAGCTGGTTCTCCTTGGACAACTCCTTCTCCCCTAGGAGACCATACTCAGCAGCCAGCTGGAAGACAGGGTTGCCCTGGGAGGGCCCATGGATCCAGTGTGCACCCACCTCCACCACGCCACCTGGGGGCAGAGGAAATGCCATTTGGAGGTCCCCTCTTCAGAAAGgtcaccccagccctccccttccCAAGCATGCTCTGAAGACCAACTTGAAGGCCACGCTTCCCATGACAGCCATCGATTTTGTCCTCGAGGGCCAGGTAGTTCCCATTGGCTGGACTCTGACAGACCTGGCTTAAGGGGATCACCCAGGGAGGTGCTGGCCTGCACCTGCCTCAGCAGGGCACTTATAGGAAAGACTTGGAGGGAAAGAGAGGCTGCCTGGAACGACCCTGGGCTGGAGCGGCACGGTGCAGGGCCCGAGGCTGCCTTCCCCTGGCCAGACGCCTCCTGACTAGCTTTGGGTCATGTTTCGCGCCCAGAGAGCTTGGGCTGTGTGGGGGGGGCTACCGGCCTGACGCCCTCGTGCCCTGGTAGAGTGGACTGGGCTCCGGAGCGGGGATCAGGAAGGGGTTCCGCGAAAGGGTCCGAGGCGGTTACCGAAGCGGCGTTCCGAGCGGATGCGACCCCCGGCGCAGGCCGTGGCTTCCAGGACCCGCAGATGCTGGGCGGCCGGGTGGCGGCAGAGCCTCTGTGCGGCTCCGAGCCCCGCGATGCCGCCGCCCACCACCAGCACCCGCCGGCCGCCCGAGGCCTCCGCGCCATCGCCGCCTGACGCCATGGCTCGTGCTGGCGTCCGGCCGCGGGACCTGAGGCCGGGGGCCGGGTTTGGTGAGAATGGGGGGGCGGGGCCTGAGGGCCGGGTGAGGCCCGGTGAGGATGACGCGGTCGAGGGCGGGGCCTGAGGACGGGGCGGGGCCTAATGAGGCGGAGCCTGAGGGCTGGGGCCCTGCGGGGAGAAAAGGGAGGGGGTGagtggggcaggggcagaggtCAGCGGGTGGAGGGCGCACCGTGTGACACTAGCCTCTCCTGCCTCCGCTAGCCTCCCAGTTACGCCTGCCACCCTAGAGAACTGGACACTAGGGGCGCCTTTCTGCTGGCCAGTTTCGGCGGCGCACTTGGGTGGGTCATTCGGCGCCTGGAGCTGAGGGCAGGAGAACGGGGGTTTGGAGTGTGACCCCCCGCTGCCGAGAGGTGTGGGCGAGTGTCGGCAACTCACCAGTGTCTAGCCGGATAAGCACTTCCTGGTTCAACTAAGTAGCCAGCGCAGTCACCCAGGGCCCCTTTCACAGGCGCCGTGGAGTCAGTTTAGGAATCCAAGAACGGGTCTGTGGGTGCCTGGAGTGAGGCTGAGAGATCTCCCCTGGAAGCTGTGAGATAGCCCGGGCAGggacggtgtgtgtgtgtgtgtgcgcgcgcgctttCTTGTTTACCTGGGTTACCTCCTGATAATCCCATTGTAAACTGAAAATATCGCAAGCCTAAAATGCATTTAATTCCTTCAACTaggaacatcatagcttagctgCGCAGTATGCTACAGCATTGGCTGTTTATCCCCTGCATCGTGGCCCTCAGAGAGCAAGATAGTCCTACATTCTCCTAGCCGAAGAAAACATCAG
This window contains:
- the Paox gene encoding peroxisomal N(1)-acetyl-spermine/spermidine oxidase isoform X1 is translated as MASGGDGAEASGGRRVLVVGGGIAGLGAAQRLCRHPAAQHLRVLEATACAGGRIRSERRFGGVVEVGAHWIHGPSQGNPVFQLAAEYGLLGEKELSKENQLVETGGHVGLPSVCCTSSGARVSLELVAEMASLFYGLIDQTREFLHATETPVPSVGEYLKKEISQQVTGWTENEETRKLKLAILNTFFHVECCLSGTHSMDLVALAPFGEYTVLPGLDCTFSGGYQELTNCIMASLPKDVMIFNMPVKTIHWNGSFREGTFPGEAFPVLVECEDGSRLPAHHVIVTVPLGFLKEQQNTFFDPPLPAEKAEAIRKIGFGTNNKIFLEFEEPFWEPDCQLIQVVWEDTSPLQDTAPSMQDAWFKKLIGFLVLPPFGRSVHVLCGFIAGLESEFMETLSDEEVLLSLTQVLRRVTGNPQLPAPKSVLRSCWHSAPYTRGSYSYVAVGSTGDDIDQLAQPLPVDDSSTQLQILFAGEATHRTFYSTTHGALLSGWREADRLIGLWDLQSQQPRPRL
- the Paox gene encoding peroxisomal N(1)-acetyl-spermine/spermidine oxidase isoform X2, with translation MASGGDGAEASGGRRVLVVGGGIAGLGAAQRLCRHPAAQHLRVLEATACAGGRIRSERRFGGVVEVGAHWIHGPSQGNPVFQLAAEYGLLGEKELSKENQLVETGGHVGLPSVCCTSSGARVSLELVAEMASLFYGLIDQTREFLHATETPVPSVGEYLKKEISQQVTGWTENEETRKLKLAILNTFFHVECCLSGTHSMDLVALAPFGEYTVLPGLDCTFSGGYQELTNCIMASLPKDVMIFNMPVKTIHWNGSFREGTFPGEAFPVLVECEDGSRLPAHHVIVTVPLGFLKEQQNTFFDPPLPAEKAEAIRKIGFGTNNKIFLEFEEPFWEPDCQLIQVVWEDTSPLQDTAPSMQDAWFKKLIGFLVLPPFGSVHVLCGFIAGLESEFMETLSDEEVLLSLTQVLRRVTGNPQLPAPKSVLRSCWHSAPYTRGSYSYVAVGSTGDDIDQLAQPLPVDDSSTQLQILFAGEATHRTFYSTTHGALLSGWREADRLIGLWDLQSQQPRPRL